The segment GCTAATGCTCTTTTTGCACCTTGTGATTTTGCCAAACTCATTAAGGCATCAACGGCGTGTTTTTCACCCGCAACAACGGTTTGCTCTGGCGAATTAAAATTGACAGCTTCACATAAGCCTATTGTGATTTGTTTACAGAGCGCAACAACATCTGATGCAGACATGCCTAATATAGCTGCCATAGCACCTTGGCCTTGTGGAACAGCTGCTTGCATGAATTGGCCACGCTTTTGTACAAGGGCAACCGCCTGAGAAAAGGACAAAGAACCCGCACATACCAAAGCACTATATTCACCCAAACTATGGCCAATCATAAATCGTGGCCTTAAACTTGTATGTTCTTGCCATAATCGCCAGAGCGCAACAGAAGCCGTTAATAACAAGGGCTGTGTCCATTGGGTGTCATTCAGTGTATCTTCTGGGCCATTCTGACATAAATCCCATAGATTTTGTCCTAAAACATCACTTGCTTCTTCAAAGCATTGCCTAACCAAAGACTCTTGCTCAAAGGTCTTCAACATGCCAATTTTCTGCGAGCCTTGCCCAGGAAAAACAAAGGCAAAATTTGATTTCATGATTACCTCATTCATTACTGATGATTTTTCAATGCTGACTACAAGCATAACTGTCTGCACTAGACATCAGATTTTCTCTCACAGTTCACACAGTGAACATTTTCCCCTCTACCAATTTTGGGAGAGGGTGCCCACAGGGCGAGTGAGGGTTAAATAATTTGATATAAATATTATTTCTTTCAAATTCTAAGAGAAAACTCTCTTAAACTTTGTTGCTAGATTGTTTAAATTCAACCCTCACCCGGCTTTCAGCCACCCTCTCCCAAAATTGGTAGAGGGGTTATGATTCGCTTCACTCATCAAAAGAAATGATCTTAGCAAGCCTAAAAGCAAAGTGAGAAGAATACTAAAACTTAATTAAGGCCGATCCCCAAGTCAAACCTGCGCCAAAGGCTTCGCACAAGAGTGTTTGACCTCGTTTAATACGACCATCTCTCACCGCAACATCTAAGGCAAGTGGAATAGAGGCGCTGGAAGTATTACTGTGCTCACCCACCGTTAAGATGACCTTCTCTAAAGGTACACCTAACTTTTCGGCGGTTGCTTTAATGATGCGAATATTTGCCTGATGCGGGACAAGCCAATCAATATCATGCTCTCCCAATTGGTGTTTACTTTTAATTTCTTCTACCAATTCACCCAAGCGGGTCACAGCAACTTTAAAAACTTTTTTACCATCCATTTTTACATATGGGTAAAAATCAGAAATAGGTAAACTCGGTGTATCTGTTTTTTCAACCTCAGGCATCATGCCTGTATGATCAGCTAATTGTATGTTATCAACAGACAATATCTCATCTTGATTACCATCAGCATACAAATAAGTCGATAAGACACCTGGTTCTTCACTACCTTCTA is part of the Candidatus Berkiella cookevillensis genome and harbors:
- the fabD gene encoding ACP S-malonyltransferase, producing MKSNFAFVFPGQGSQKIGMLKTFEQESLVRQCFEEASDVLGQNLWDLCQNGPEDTLNDTQWTQPLLLTASVALWRLWQEHTSLRPRFMIGHSLGEYSALVCAGSLSFSQAVALVQKRGQFMQAAVPQGQGAMAAILGMSASDVVALCKQITIGLCEAVNFNSPEQTVVAGEKHAVDALMSLAKSQGAKRALALPVSVPSHCQLMKPAAEQLQHYMQSEAITLAAPKITLLHNVDVQAHETQEAMQTALVKQLYQPVRWVESIEALVKEGIDTFVECGPGKVLGGLIKRIDGNVQSLSLETMALFEEAQNHLS
- a CDS encoding beta-ketoacyl-ACP synthase III, with product MYSRICGTGSYLPKKVMSNDDWEKRVETSSEWILDRTGIQSRHIASSHETSAYMGTQAAKRALEAAGKSTQEIDMIIVATGAPDKIFPSTACFIQKQLGITHNCPAFDVQAACTGFIYALSIADQFIKTGQIKCALVVGAEMMSRLINWSDRSTCVLFGDGAGCVLLEGSEEPGVLSTYLYADGNQDEILSVDNIQLADHTGMMPEVEKTDTPSLPISDFYPYVKMDGKKVFKVAVTRLGELVEEIKSKHQLGEHDIDWLVPHQANIRIIKATAEKLGVPLEKVILTVGEHSNTSSASIPLALDVAVRDGRIKRGQTLLCEAFGAGLTWGSALIKF